A window of Juglans regia cultivar Chandler chromosome 7, Walnut 2.0, whole genome shotgun sequence contains these coding sequences:
- the LOC109007220 gene encoding ethylene receptor 2-like, which translates to MLKALASGLLILLLFLSVSAADNGFPRCNCEDEGSLWSFDSILQCQKVSDFLIAVAYFSIPIELLYFVSCSNVPFKWVLFQFIAFIVLCGLTHLLNGWTYSQHPFQLMLALTVFKILTALVSCATAITLITLIPLLIKVKVREFMLKKKTWDLGREVGKIMKQNEAGSHVGMLTHEIRKSLDRHEILNTTLVELSRILGLQNCAVWMPNEGKTQMNLTHEAYGRKYSDTYNSSIPTTDPDVARIKGSDEVNILSPESALAAASSGESGEPGPVAAIRMPLLRVSNFKGGTPEMRRYAILVLVLPSGQPRSWNSQEIEIIKVVADQVAVALSHAALLEESQLMREKLVDRNRALQQEKRNAMMASQARNSFQKVMSDGMRRPMHSILGLLSMLQDENMSNEQRTVVDTMVRTSSVLSTLINDAMDNSRKDSGRFPMEMRSFHLHSMIREAACLAKCLCVYKGFGFAVEVERSLPDRVMGDERRVFQVILHMVGNLLDGNNGGGFVILRVFSESRSQGRNDQRWSTWRHSSSDVDVHIRLEIAIENSGSQSEGSVSIAQPGGRRYTSDGLEESLSFGICKKLVQLMQGNIRVVPNHQGFAQSMALVLQFQLRPSIAVAISEPGESSEHAHSNSLFRGLQVLLADDDNVNRGVTRKLLEKLGCVVTAVSSGFECLSAIGPAGSSIQIVLLDLHMPELDGFEVAMRIRKFRSRSWPLIVALTASADEDMWERCMHIGMNGIIRKPFLLQGIANELRRVLMQANQV; encoded by the exons ATGTTAAAGGCATTGGCATCTGGGCTGTTGATTTTACTGCTTTTTTTATCGGTATCTGCGGCTGATAATGGATTTCCCCGATGTAATTGCGAAGATGAGGGTAGCTTGTGGAGTTTTGACAGCATTCTACAGTGCCAGAAAGTGAGTGATTTCTTAATTGCTGTGGCCTACTTCTCGATCCCCATCGAGCTACTTTACTTTGTCAGCTGCTCGAACGTCCCTTTCAAATGGGTTCTCTTTCAATTCATTGCCTTCATCGTTCTGTGTGGGTTGACCCATTTGCTCAATGGCTGGACTTATAGCCAACACCCATTTCAGCTAATGCTGGCTCTCACTGTCTTCAAGATTCTCACTGCTTTGGTCTCATGTGCCACTGCTATAACACTCATCACTCTCATCCCTTTACTTATCAAAGTGAAGGTGAGGGAATTCATGTTGAAAAAGAAGACTTGGGATCTAGGACGAGAGGTtggaaaaataatgaaacagaATGAAGCTGGATCGCACGTTGGGATGCTTACTCATGAGATTCGGAAATCGCTTGATAGGCATGAGATTCTGAACACAACTCTTGTGGAGCTTTCTCGAATTTTGGGTTTGCAGAATTGTGCAGTTTGGATGCCTAATGAGGGTAAAACACAGATGAACCTGACCCATGAAGCTTATGGGAGGAAATATTCAGATACCTATAATTCTTCTATACCAACTACTGATCCAGATGTTGCAAGGATCAAGGGGAGTGATGAAGTGAATATCCTTAGCCCGGAGTCTGCACTTGCTGCTGCAAGCAGTGGAGAGTCAGGTGAACCAGGACCTGTGGCTGCAATTCGAATGCCATTGCTTCGGGTTTCCAATTTTAAAGGGGGAACTCCTGAGATGAGACGTTATGCaatattggttttggttcttCCAAGTGGACAACCTAGATCTTGGAACAGCCAGGAAATTGAGATTATTAAGGTTGTTGCCGATCAGGTTGCCGTGGCTCTTTCCCATGCTGCACTCCTTGAAGAGTCCCAGCTCATGAGAGAGAAATTGGTAGATCGAAATCGAGCATTGCAACAGGAAAAGAGGAATGCTATGATGGCAAGCCAGGCAAGAAATTCCTTTCAAAAGGTAATGAGTGATGGGATGAGGAGGCCAATGCACTCAATTTTGGGTTTGCTTTCAATGTTGCAGGATGAGAATATGAGCAACGAGCAGCGAACTGTTGTAGACACAATGGTGAGGACCAGCAGTGTTCTATCAACCTTGATAAATGATGCAATGGACAATTCTAGGAAAGATAGTGGTAGATTTCCAATGGAGATGAGATCGTTTCACTTACACTCCATGATAAGAGAAGCAGCTTGCCTAGCAAAGTGCTTGTGTGTCTATAAGGGCTTTGGTTTTGCAGTTGAGGTTGAGAGGTCACTGCCTGATCGTGTAATGGGTGATGAAAGAAGGGTTTTCCAGGTGATTTTGCATATGGTTGGGAACCTGTTGGATGGCAACAATGGAGGGGGATTTGTGATACTCCGGGTTTTCTCTGAGAGTCGAAGCCAGGGAAGGAATGATCAGAGATGGTCAACCTGGAGACATAGCTCCTCTGATGTGGATGTACATATTAGACTTGAGATTGCAATAGAAAATAGCGGTTCTCAGTCGGAGGGTTCAGTTTCAATTGCACAGCCTGGCGGTAGGAGGTACACCAGTGATGGACTTGAGGAGAGTTTGAGCTTTGGCATTTGCAAAAAGCTAGTGCAG TTGATGCAAGGCAACATACGGGTTGTCCCAAATCATCAAGGTTTTGCTCAAAGCATGGCACTTGTTCTTCAGTTTCAACTGCGACCATCCATTGCAGTAGCCATCTCAGAACCTGGAGAATCTTCAGAGCACGcacactctaactctctcttcAGAGGCTTACAAGTTTTACTGGCTGATGATGACAATGTGAACAGGGGTGTGACCCGAAAACTTCTTGAAAAGCTAGGTTGCGTTGTCACTGCTGTTTCTTCTGGATTTGAATGCCTTAGTGCTATTGGCCCTGCAGGCTCTTCTATCCAAATCGTTTTATTGGATCTTCACATGCCGGAGTTGGATGGGTTTGAAGTTGCAATGAGAATTCGGAAATTTCGTAGCCGTAGTTGGCCACTGATCGTTGCCTTGACAGCAAGTGCTGATGAAGACATGTGGGAAAGATGTATGCATATTGGAATGAATGGAATCATTCGGAAACCATTTCTGCTGCAGGGTATTGCCAACGAGCTTAGAAGAGTCCTGATGCAGGCAAACCAAGTCTGA